A genomic segment from Cygnus atratus isolate AKBS03 ecotype Queensland, Australia chromosome Z, CAtr_DNAZoo_HiC_assembly, whole genome shotgun sequence encodes:
- the SMIM15 gene encoding small integral membrane protein 15: MLDVKGWAEYVVEWAAKDPYGFLTTVILALTPLFIISAALSWKLAKMIEAREREQKKKQKRQENIAKAKRAKKD, encoded by the coding sequence ATGTTGGACGTGAAGGGCTGGGCCGAGTACGTCGTGGAGTGGGCTGCCAAGGACCCGTACGGCTTCCTCACCACGGTCATCCTGGCCCTGACGCCGCTGTTCATAATCAGCGCGGCGCTGTCGTGGAAGCTCGCGAAAATGATCGAGGCCAGGGAGCGAGAGcaaaagaagaagcagaaacGCCAGGAGAACATTGCAAAAGCCAAGCGAGCAAAGAAGGATTAA